CAGGACCCGATCATCCACGGCCATCTGCAGGAGTTTAAAACCGCCCTCACCCACTACGAAGCGGTCGCGGCCAAATTCCACTCCGCGCTCGAAGCCGGCGATTTCGAAATCGCCATGGCCACGCTCGATCAGGACATCGCCCAAGCCGTCAAAGTCCTCGCCAGCGAGCAGGAAGACCTGTCCGGCGCCATCCTCGCCGCCTCCACCGCTGCCAGCGATGTCACCGTGCAATCCATCGCCCAGACCGAACGCATCGGCATGATTACCGGACTCGGACTCGCCGCCTGCACCGTGATCGGCATGCTTGTCGCCTACTTCAGTGTGCGCGCCGTCGCCAAACTGGTGCGCTCCACCAGCGACGATCTCACCGCCGCCACTGGCATCGTGCGCGAACGCGCCGCCGCCCTCGTCAACGCCAGCCAGTCTCTCGCCGACGGCTCCAGCGAACAGGCCGCGTCCCTCGAGGAGTCCAGCGCTTCCCTCGAAGAGATGGCCGGCATGACTCGCCACAACGCCGACGCCGCCAGCCAGGCCGAGACCGTTTCCCGCCAGACCCGCGACGCCGCCGATACCGGTGCCTCCCGTATGCGGGAGATGGATACCGCGATGGGCGCCATCATGAAGGCCTGCGAAGACGTCACCGCCATCCTCAAGACGATCGACGAGATCGCCTTCCAGACCAACATCCTCGCCCTCAACGCCGCCGTCGAAGCCGCTCGCGCCGGCGAAGCCGGAGCCGGATTCGCCGTCGTCGCCGACGAGGTGCGCTCCCTCGCCCAACGCTCCGCCCAGGCCGCCCGCGAAACCGCCGAAAAGATCGAGGTCTCCGTCACCAAGAGTCGCGACGGCGTGCGCCTGAGCGCCGATGTCGCCGCCAAGTTCTCCGAAATTCAGGAACAGGTCCGCACCCTCGCCGACCTCGTGTCCGGCCAAGCCTCGAGCGCCCAGGAACAGAGCCAGGGTATCGACCAACTCAATACCACCATTTCCCAGATGGACCAGGTCACCCAGGCCAACGCCGCCAATGCCGAGGAAACCGCCGCTGCCGCCGGCGACCTCGACACCCAGTCCGGCATCCTGCAGCACGGCGTCGACCGCCTGCAGGCGCTCATCGGGGAAAAACGGCGCACCACCCGCTTGGTGGCACCGCCTCCGCCCCCGTCCGGCGGCTTCAAACCATCCCATCGCCCCGCCGCGACGGCCCGCGTCCCGGTTGCCTGAACGCTCGGATGAGCCATTGTTTGGCCGCATCGCTCCCCGCGATGCGGGTTTTTTGTATCGCCATAATTCTGCGGGAATTGCGCAAGCGGACACGCCGGCACTCCGTAAATTCCGCCCGTTGCCGAAACCGCTTTCCCCCTTTCCTGTAGACGCTGTTTCTCCCCCTCAATCTCTCCCCTCCCTCATCCCCTTTCGTATCCCCTAAAGTCCGATCAATTCTGAGCCGTTGGGTAGCCCAAATCATGTTTGTTAATTCCTTTGGACCCCACTCCTTGCGACGTGCGGCCTGTCTTCTGCTTTGCCTGCGGGGACAACGGGGGTCCACGCGCGCCTCTTTGTCGGACTATCGCACCACCCGCTGGGGCCGACTGGTGCTCGTCCTGACCGCCGCCACCGTCGCGGCATTGCCGGTCGCTCGCGCCCAGTTCACCGACTTCACCACGATGGATTTGGCCGACCTGTCCTACGTGCGCATCACCTCTCTCGGCCGGACCGAACATACCCTCGTCGACTACCCCGCCGCCGCCACCGTGTTGGTGAGTGAAGACATCGACCGCCTCGGGGTGCTCACTCTGGCCGATACGCTCCGCGGCGTGCCGGGCCTGCAGGTCGCCCGCATCGATCCTTTCCACTTCGCCGTCAGTGCCCGTGGTTTCAACGATAACACGGTGAACAAAATGTTGGTCGTGGCCGATGGCCGTTCCCTCCACGACGGCACCTTCAGCGGCACCAACTGGGGCATGCAAGATATGCTCCTCGGCGACCTTGATCGCATCGAGGTGTTGCGTGGCCCGGGCGCATCACTGTGGGGCGCCAACGCCATGAACGGTTTCATCAACATCGTCTCCAAACCCGTGCGCGAGACGTTCGGCACCCACGCCGCCCTCGCCGTCGGCGAAGATCAGCTCGGTATGGCCGAGGTGCGCCATGGTTGGAGCCTCAGCAACCGCACCGCCGCCCGGGTCTACGCCAAGGTCCAACACCAGGAAGCCGACGCCTCCACCCTGCCCTTCATCGGCATCCACGAATGGCAGACCGCCCTCGCTGGCACCCGCGTCGAACACAGTGTGACCGACGACCGCCAGCTTACCGTCATCGCCGAATGGCGCGAACTGGATGCCAATGGCGAGAGCTTCTTGCCGACACTCGTGCCCCCCTACCGCGACTCCCTGCCCGAAGACCGTCACGCCCGCGCCGGCAACATATCACTCGAATGGCAACAACCCCTGCCGCTCTGGAACGGCGGACTCAAATTTAACGCCGGTTTCGACCATCTGCGCGACCGCCGCGACACGCTCAGCGAGGAACGCAATACTGTCACCGCCGACCTGCAGGCCAAACTCTATCCGTTGCCCGGCCATGAGCTGCTGACCGGCCTGACCTACCGCCGCACCCTCGATCACCTCTCCTCCAACACCATCTTCAGCTTCAGCGATCCGAGCGACACCGTCACCTTCTTTGGCGCGTTTGTGCAGGACGAATTTGACCCCATCCCCGATCGCCTGCGCCTCACCGTCGGCGCCAAGCTCGAGCAGAACTCCTATTCCGGTTGGGAATTCCAACCCTCCCTGCGCGCCATCTGGGCACTGCACCCCGAACACCGACTGTGGGCCGCCATCTCCAAGGCCGCCCGCACGCCCAGCCGCGCCGAACACGGCGTCGACTATTTCAGCTCCGTCGTGCCGGCCAACCCGCCCTACATCCCGCTGCCCGTGGCCACCCACATCCGCGGCTCCGAAGACTTTTCCAGCGAATACCTGACCGCGTTCGAAGTCGGCTACCGCTACGCCCCACACCCCCGGCTCACCCTCGAGGCCACGTATTACTACAACGACTACACCGACCTGCGTGGGTTCTACACCGGCACGGTGACGCCTGTGTTCGCCGCCCCGGTCCCCCACTTCGCGGTCGACGTGCCCACCTCCAACGACGTCGTCGGACACACCAAAGGCGGCGAGATCAACCTCACGTGGCAAGCCGCGCCCAGCCTGCGCTTCGAAACCTCCTACTCCTGGATGCACATGAACCTCACCGACCAAACCAATGTCGGTGACGAGATCTCAGGCTTCTCGGTCGAGCTCTACGAACTGAGCACGCCCTCCCACACCACGCGAGCACAGGCCAGTTGGTCGCCGCACCCGGACTGGGACCTTGACCTGGGCTGGCAACAAGTCGGGTCCCTCGAAAGCGGACTGGTGCCCACCTACGATGCGCTCCACGTGCGACTCGCGTGGACCCCTCACCCGGCTTGGCGCATCGAACTAATCGGCCGCGATCTGCTCGACGCTCAACATCGCGAATACGCCGAAATCTTTTCCCGCGAAGTCCAACCCAACCTCAGCCGCAGTCTCTACCTCCGGCTCACCTTCCAACGCTGAACCCCGTCATGCCTGCCCTGCTTCCGGTTCTGCGTTGCTGCCTTCACGCTCGCCCGCGCCACGTGCCCGGAGGACGCGCGTGGCTCGGCCTCTTCCTCTTTGCCCTGCTGCCTCTCACGACCTCGGCCCAGGGTCTCGAATACCGCGTTAAGGCCGGCTTCATTTTCAATTTCGCCAAGTTCGTGCAATGGCCCGAGGAAACCCTCCCCGCCTCCGTGCCGCTGCGCATCGGCGTCTGGGGACCCACGTCCGTTTACGATACCATCGCCACCAATTTGGCGGGCAAAGAGGTCGACGGACACCCCCTTGCCATTTTTCCCTTCGACGCCGAGATTGAAGCTCCCCACCTCCTCTTCGTTCACGCCGACGCCGAACCCATCCCCCCCGACCTGCTGCAACGCCTTTCTCTAGCTCATACCCTGATCATCGGTGAATCGCCCAACTTCGCCTCCCGCTACGGCGTGATCGGCTTGGTGCCCCGCGGCGATTCCCTCCGCTTTCAAATCAACGTCGCCGCCGCCAAACGCGCCCAACTCACCCTCAGCGGTCAGCTCGCCCGCCTCGCCGAAATCGTCAAGGACCACCCATGAGTGCCCCGGCCTCCTCCCCCCTGCATGAGACTCCCCGCCTGGCTTCGCTGCGGGGCAAGATCCTGCTGACCGTCGGCGGCACCTGCTTCCTGGCCATCGTCATCGCCTCACTCGCCCTCTTCGCCCACGAAACCGTCAACCAACGGGACCGTTTCCGCGACGACATGGAGGCCCTCGCCCGCATCGTGGCCGACTACGCCGTGGGTCCCATCTCCTTCGGTGACGAAAACGGCATGCGCGACGCCCTCGCCGTGCTCCAGACCCGACAGGAAATCATCGAGGCCGAACTCCAGAACTCCGACGGAACGGTCCTCCACCGCTTCGGCACCAGCGAAGCCGACGAAGAAATGGAGGCACCGGCAAACGGCGAGATCTCCAACTTTGCCGGCTGGCAACTCGTCATCCGCTACCCCCTCAGCTACCGCGGCGAAGACTACGGTGACCTCGTGCTGGTGGCCGACTACCAGCCGATCTTCCTCTCCACCGTGAAGAGCTTCCTCCCGGCGCTCTTCACCCTGCTGGCGCTCACCCTGCTCATCATCGGCCCGATCATCTGGATCCTCGCCGGCCTCCTCCTCAAAGGCCTCAACCGCCTCGCCACCAGCGCCGCCCACATTGCCGAAACCGCCGATTACAGCATCCGCGCCCCCGAGTCCGGTGAAGACGAGGTCGGACAACTCACCCGCACCTTCAACGCCATGCTCGATAAGCTCATGGCCGCCGACAGCGACCTGCGCGACACCAACGAAGCCCTGAACAAGGAGATTGCCGAACGCGCCCGCCTTGAAAAAGCCCTCGTTGAATCGTCCCGCTACGCCGGCATGGCCGAGGTCGCCACCGGCGTGCTCCACAATGTCGGCAACGTGCTCAACTCCGTCAACGTCTCCGCCCAGGTCGTGCGCGAACGCCTCGAAGGTTCCCGCATCAGCACCCTCCAACGCACGGTGCAACTGCTCGCCCCCCACCGTGAGGACCCCTCCGGTTTTTACGCCAACGACCCCAAGGCCAAGCTCCTCCCCCGCTTCCTCACCGAGATCCACCAAAACCTCGCCGAGGAGAACCGCCTCATCCGCGAGGAGATGGTCGCCCTCAACACCAACATCGAACACATCAAGGAAGTCGTCTCCGCCCAACAGAGCCTCGCTCGTTCCGCCGGGGTGGAAGAAAACCTCATCGCCTCGATGCTGCTCGAGGATGCCATGCGCATCCACATCGCGTCCTCCAAGCGCCACGACATTCACTTCGAGACCGAAAACCCCGAGGAACTGCGCCTCGTCGCCGACCGCCACGCCACCCTCCAAATCCTGGTCAACCTCGTCAGCAACGCCATGCACGCCGTCAAGCGCCTCGGCCGCGACCGCCGCCGCGTGGAGCTCTCCACCCGCCGCGACGGCGACGCCATCCAGTTTGTGGTTCGCGATCACGGCGTCGGCATCGCCACCGAAAACCTCGACCGCATTTTCCAACACGGCTTCACCACCCGCGAGGACGGCCACGGCTTCGGCCTGCACAGCGGCGCCCTCGCCGCCAAACGCATGGGCGGCGCCCTCTCCGTGCACAGCGAAGGCCTCGACCGCGGCGCCACCTTCGTGCTCAGCCTGCCCTCCAACCCCTCCGTCGCCCTCCGCGACCGCGCCAAACGCTCGCCCAACGCCCCCTCCCCGACGCCGCAGCCCGCTCCCGCTGCCGCTGCCTCCGCCGCTCCTGCCAAGGATTCGACATCATGAACAGCGCCAAGACCAGTTCCCCCACCCGGATCCTGATTGTCGACGATATGCCCTCCATTCATGAGGACTTTCGCAAGATCCTCGGCCAGACCGACAACAGTCACTCCGCCGAACTCGACGCCCTCGAACAGGCCTTTTTCGACGAGCCCCAGGACACCGCCTCCAGCTCCAAACTGCAGTGTGAATCCTTTGAACTGGTCCACGCCCTCCAAGGTCAGGAAGCCGCCGATCTTGTCGCCCGCAGCATCGCCGACCGCCAACCCTTTTCCG
This portion of the Actomonas aquatica genome encodes:
- a CDS encoding methyl-accepting chemotaxis protein encodes the protein MQSSKPAITLRRTIALVLGSFAVVLIGVLSVSGTVRHYTHLGALGTTEFTERHLPNLLRLGSMQQATLRSEAALFQFALAGDEAKMAQRHEAFAASIAVVEADLAAMAESVQDPIIHGHLQEFKTALTHYEAVAAKFHSALEAGDFEIAMATLDQDIAQAVKVLASEQEDLSGAILAASTAASDVTVQSIAQTERIGMITGLGLAACTVIGMLVAYFSVRAVAKLVRSTSDDLTAATGIVRERAAALVNASQSLADGSSEQAASLEESSASLEEMAGMTRHNADAASQAETVSRQTRDAADTGASRMREMDTAMGAIMKACEDVTAILKTIDEIAFQTNILALNAAVEAARAGEAGAGFAVVADEVRSLAQRSAQAARETAEKIEVSVTKSRDGVRLSADVAAKFSEIQEQVRTLADLVSGQASSAQEQSQGIDQLNTTISQMDQVTQANAANAEETAAAAGDLDTQSGILQHGVDRLQALIGEKRRTTRLVAPPPPPSGGFKPSHRPAATARVPVA
- a CDS encoding TonB-dependent receptor plug domain-containing protein; protein product: MSDYRTTRWGRLVLVLTAATVAALPVARAQFTDFTTMDLADLSYVRITSLGRTEHTLVDYPAAATVLVSEDIDRLGVLTLADTLRGVPGLQVARIDPFHFAVSARGFNDNTVNKMLVVADGRSLHDGTFSGTNWGMQDMLLGDLDRIEVLRGPGASLWGANAMNGFINIVSKPVRETFGTHAALAVGEDQLGMAEVRHGWSLSNRTAARVYAKVQHQEADASTLPFIGIHEWQTALAGTRVEHSVTDDRQLTVIAEWRELDANGESFLPTLVPPYRDSLPEDRHARAGNISLEWQQPLPLWNGGLKFNAGFDHLRDRRDTLSEERNTVTADLQAKLYPLPGHELLTGLTYRRTLDHLSSNTIFSFSDPSDTVTFFGAFVQDEFDPIPDRLRLTVGAKLEQNSYSGWEFQPSLRAIWALHPEHRLWAAISKAARTPSRAEHGVDYFSSVVPANPPYIPLPVATHIRGSEDFSSEYLTAFEVGYRYAPHPRLTLEATYYYNDYTDLRGFYTGTVTPVFAAPVPHFAVDVPTSNDVVGHTKGGEINLTWQAAPSLRFETSYSWMHMNLTDQTNVGDEISGFSVELYELSTPSHTTRAQASWSPHPDWDLDLGWQQVGSLESGLVPTYDALHVRLAWTPHPAWRIELIGRDLLDAQHREYAEIFSREVQPNLSRSLYLRLTFQR
- a CDS encoding YfiR family protein; this encodes MPALLPVLRCCLHARPRHVPGGRAWLGLFLFALLPLTTSAQGLEYRVKAGFIFNFAKFVQWPEETLPASVPLRIGVWGPTSVYDTIATNLAGKEVDGHPLAIFPFDAEIEAPHLLFVHADAEPIPPDLLQRLSLAHTLIIGESPNFASRYGVIGLVPRGDSLRFQINVAAAKRAQLTLSGQLARLAEIVKDHP
- a CDS encoding ATP-binding protein — protein: MSAPASSPLHETPRLASLRGKILLTVGGTCFLAIVIASLALFAHETVNQRDRFRDDMEALARIVADYAVGPISFGDENGMRDALAVLQTRQEIIEAELQNSDGTVLHRFGTSEADEEMEAPANGEISNFAGWQLVIRYPLSYRGEDYGDLVLVADYQPIFLSTVKSFLPALFTLLALTLLIIGPIIWILAGLLLKGLNRLATSAAHIAETADYSIRAPESGEDEVGQLTRTFNAMLDKLMAADSDLRDTNEALNKEIAERARLEKALVESSRYAGMAEVATGVLHNVGNVLNSVNVSAQVVRERLEGSRISTLQRTVQLLAPHREDPSGFYANDPKAKLLPRFLTEIHQNLAEENRLIREEMVALNTNIEHIKEVVSAQQSLARSAGVEENLIASMLLEDAMRIHIASSKRHDIHFETENPEELRLVADRHATLQILVNLVSNAMHAVKRLGRDRRRVELSTRRDGDAIQFVVRDHGVGIATENLDRIFQHGFTTREDGHGFGLHSGALAAKRMGGALSVHSEGLDRGATFVLSLPSNPSVALRDRAKRSPNAPSPTPQPAPAAAASAAPAKDSTS